Proteins from a single region of Acinonyx jubatus isolate Ajub_Pintada_27869175 chromosome D3, VMU_Ajub_asm_v1.0, whole genome shotgun sequence:
- the TPST2 gene encoding protein-tyrosine sulfotransferase 2: MRLSVRRALLAASCALALVLAVQVGQQVLECRAVLGGPRGLRRAMRPEQEDLVMVGADRVEYRYGKAMPLIFVGGVPRSGTTLMRAMLDAHPEVRCGEETRIIPRVLAMRQAWSKSGREKLRLDEAGVTDEVLDAAMQAFILEVIAKHGEPARVLCNKDPFTLKSSVYLSRLFPNSKFLLMVRDGRASVHSMITRKVTIAGFDLSSYRDCLTKWNKAIEVMYAQCMEVGKDKCLPVYYEQLVLHPRRSLKLILDFLGIAWSDAVLHHEDLIGKPGGVSLSKIERSTDQVIKPVNLEALSKWTGHIPGDVVRDMAQIAPMLARLGYDPYANPPNYGNPDPIVVNNTHRVLKGDYKTPANLKGYFQVNQNSTSSHLGSS; this comes from the exons ATGCGCCTGTCGGTGCGGAGGGCGCTGCTGGCGGCCAGCTGCGCCCTGGCCCTGGTGCTGGCGGTCCAGGTGGGGCAGCAGGTGCTGGAGTGCCGCGCGGTGCTGGGGGGCCCGCGGGGGCTCCGGCGGGCCATGCGGCCGGAGCAGGAGGACCTGGTGATGGTGGGCGCGGACCGCGTGGAGTACCGCTACGGCAAGGCCATGCCGCTCATCTTCGTGGGCGGCGTGCCCCGCAGCGGCACCACGCTGATGCGCGCCATGCTGGACGCCCACCCCGAGGTGCGCTGCGGCGAGGAGACGCGCATCATCCCCCGCGTGCTGGCCATGCGCCAGGCCTGGTCCAAGTCGGGCCGCGAGAAGCTGCGGCTGGACGAGGCGGGCGTGACGGACGAGGTGCTGGACGCCGCCATGCAGGCCTTCATCCTGGAGGTGATCGCCAAGCACGGGGAGCCGGCGCGCGTGCTGTGCAACAAGGACCCCTTCACGCTCAAGTCCTCCGTCTACCTGTCGCGCCTGTTCCCCAACTCCAAGTTCCTGCTGATGGTGCGCGACGGCCGCGCGTCGGTGCACTCCATGATCACGCGCAAGGTCACGATCGCCGGCTTCGACCTCAGCAGCTACCGCGACTGCCTCACCAAGTGGAACAAGGCCATCGAGGTGATGTACGCCCAGTGCATGGAGGTGGGCAAGGACAAGTGCCTGCCCGTGTACTACGAGCAGCTGGTGCTGCACCCCAGGCGCTCCCTCAAGCTCATCCTGGACTTCCTGGGCATTGCCTGGAGCGACGCTGTTTTGCACCACGAGGACCTCATTGGCAAGCCGGGCGGCGTGTCCCTGTCCAA GATCGAGCGATCCACAGACCAGGTCATCAAGCCCGTGAACCTTGAAGCGCTCTCCAAGTGGACCGGCCACATCCCTGGGGACGTGGTGAGGGACATGGCCCAGATCGCCCCCATGCTGGCGCGGCTCGGCTATGACCCCTACGCAAACCCACCCAACTACGGCAACCCCGACCCCATCGTGGTCAACAACACCCACCGG gTCTTGAAAGGGGACTATAAAACACCAGCCAATCTGAAAGGATATTTTCAG GTGAACCAGAACAGCACCTCCTCCCACTTAGGAAGTTCATGA